The Rattus rattus isolate New Zealand chromosome X, Rrattus_CSIRO_v1, whole genome shotgun sequence genome has a window encoding:
- the Pdha1 gene encoding pyruvate dehydrogenase E1 component subunit alpha, somatic form, mitochondrial: protein MRKMLAAVSRVLAGAAQKPASRVLVASRNFANDATFEIKKCDLHRLEEGPPVTTVLTREDGLKYYRMMQTVRRMELKADQLYKQKIIRGFCHLCDGQEACCVGLEAGINPTDHLITAYRAHGFTFTRGLPVRAILAELTGRRGGCAKGKGGSMHMYAKNFYGGNGIVGAQVPLGAGIALACKYNGKDEVCLTLYGDGAANQGQIFEAYNMAALWKLPCIFICENNRYGMGTSVERAAASTDYYKRGDFIPGLRVDGMDILCVREATKFAAAYCRSGKGPILMELQTYRYHGHSMSDPGVSYRTREEIQEVRSKSDPIMLLKDRMVNSNLASVEELKEIDVEVRKEIEDAAQFATADPEPPLEELGYHIYSSDPPFEVRGANQWIKFKSVS from the exons ATGAGGAAGATGCTTGCCGCTGTGTCCCGCGTGTTGGCAGGCGCTGCGCAGAAGCCG GCAAGCAGAGTGCTGGTAGCTTCCCGTAATTTCGCAAATGATGCTACATTTGAGATTAAG AAATGTGACCTTCATCGTCTAGAAGAGGGCCCTCCAGTCACCACAGTGCTCACCAGAGAGGATGGGCTCAAGTACTACAGGATGATGCAGACGGTGCGCCGGATGGAGCTGAAGGCGGATCAGCTGTATAAGCAGAAAATTATTCGTGGTTTCTGTCACTTGTGTGATGGTCAG GAAGCCTGCTGTGTGGGCCTGGAGGCTGGCATAAACCCCACGGACCATCTCATCACTGCCTATCGAGCCCATGGCTTCACCTTCACTCGGGGCCTGCCTGTCCGAGCAATTCTTGCAGAACTAACAG GACGAAGAGGAGGATGTGCTAAGGGGAAAGGCGGATCAATGCACATGTACGCCAAGAACTTCTATGGCGGCAATGGTATCGTTGGAGCTCAG GTGCCCCTGGGTGCAGGAATTGCTCTGGCCTGCAAGTACAATGGCAAAGATGAGGTCTGTTTGACATTATATGGTGATGGTGCTGCTAACCAG GGTCAGATATTTGAAGCTTACAATATGGCAGCTTTGTGGAAATTACCTTGTATTTTCATCTGTGAGAATAACCGCTATGGCATGGGCACATCTGTTGAGAGAGCAGCAGCCAGCACGGATTACTACAAAAGAGGAGATTTCATTCCTGGACTGAGG GTAGATGGAATGGATATCTTGTGTGTTCGAGAGGCAACGAAGTTTGCAGCTGCCTACTGCAGGTCTGGTAAG GGGCCCATCCTGATGGAGCTACAGACTTACCGCTACCATGGACATAGTATGAGTGACCCTGGAGTCAG TTATCGCACTCGAGAAGAAATCCAGGAAGTAAGAAGTAAGAGTGACCCTATTATGCTTCTCAAGGATAGGATGGTGAACAGCAATCTTGCAAGTGTTGAAGAATTAAAG GAGATTGATGTGGAAGTGAGGAAAGAAATCGAGGATGCTGCCCAGTTTGCCACGGCTGATCCAGAGCCGCCATTGGAGGAGCTAGGCTATCATATCTACAGCAGTGACCCTCCCTTCGAAGTTCGTGGTGCCAACCAGTGGATCAAGTTTAAGTCAGTCAGTTAA